A window of the Cheilinus undulatus linkage group 21, ASM1832078v1, whole genome shotgun sequence genome harbors these coding sequences:
- the LOC121503439 gene encoding G-protein coupled receptor family C group 5 member C-like, whose translation MGSTGPPKGCTSSISSIYYNLCDLTTVWGIVVEAVAAAGVVTSFVLFIILMASLPFVTDKKRKAMVALQAGILAFTLGLFGLTFAFIVGRYSTSCAARRFLFGVLFSGCLSSLMMHGLWLALLQRGRMPKCWMFCLGALALWMVEVIINTEWLITTVVRSPPGGDFAPDLSCSFTNLDFVMALIYVMVLLVAVVVMSVPVVIHKQKQWRQDGAFILVTGLLSLAIWVTWIVMYLYGNQVVGSPSWDDPTLAIALVSNAWVFLVFYSIPELHLLTKQDQDQEPLDDGDHVYPARSLVYDNILKEPETRPQNMYIENKAFSMDEPTVSIRPESPYGSYNGQMRSCVYQPTEIALMAKGLTRMDQDVILPRARTPTLNPGSVGSLPRSPVSLPS comes from the exons ATGGGATCGACCGGCCCTCCAAAAGGCTGCACTTCCAGTATCAGCTCCATCTACTACAACCTGTGTGACCTCACCACAGTGTGGGGGATCGTAGTGGAGGCTGTGGCAGCTGCTGGTGTCGTCACCTCCTTCGttctcttcatcatcctcatggCCAGCTTACCGTTCGTGACAGACAAGAAGAGGAAGGCTATGGTGGCCCTGCAGGCGGGAATCCTAGCCTTTACTCTGGGACTCTTTGGACTCACGTTCGCCTTCATTGTGGGCCGCTACTCCACCAGCTGTGCTGCACGGAGGTTCCTCTTTGGAGTTCTGTTCTCAGGGTGCCTGTCCAGCCTGATGATGCACGGGCTGTGGCTTGCTCTGCTTCAGCGGGGCCGGATGCCCAAATGCTGGATGTTCTGCTTGGGCGCGCTCGCCCTTTGGATGGTGGAGGTGATCATCAATACTGAGTGGCTCATCACCACCGTGGTCAGGAGCCCACCTGGAGGGGACTTTGCCCCTGATCTGTCCTGCAGCTTTACCAACCTGGACTTTGTGATGGCTCTGATCTACGTCATGGTCCTGCTGGTTGCTGTGGTAGTGATGTCTGTGCCCGTGGTGATACACAAGCAAAAGCAGTGGCGGCAAGATGGCGCTTTCATTCTGGTCACGGGGCTCCTCAGCTTGGCCATCTGGGTGACTTGGATTGTCATGTACCTCTATGGGAACCAAGTGGTCGGAAGTCCCAGCTGGGATGATCCCACTCTGGCCATAGCTTTGGTCTCCAATGCCTGGGTGTTCCTCGTCTTCTACAGCATCCCAGAGTTACACTTACTGACCAAGCAGGACCAAGACCAGGAGCCGCTGGATGATGGAGATCATGTTTACCCAGCCAGAAGCTTGGTGTATGACAACATCCTGAAGGAGCCGGAGACACGCCCTCAGAACATGTACATAGAAAACAAAGCCTTCTCTATGGATGAGCCTACAG TGTCCATAAGGCCTGAGTCTCCCTACGGCTCTTATAACGGTCAGATGCGAAGCTGCGTGTACCAGCCCACTGAAATAGCACTGATGGCTAAGGGTCTAACAAGG ATGGACCAAGACGTGATTCTCCCCAGAGCCAGAACCCCGACCCTGAATCCAGGAAGTGTCGGCTCCCTGCCGCGTTCACCCGTGTCTTTACCTTCTTAA